A stretch of the Gemmatimonadota bacterium genome encodes the following:
- a CDS encoding BatA domain-containing protein: protein MDLAFLNVTFLFGALGAAIPLILHLVRRQRAGIHVFSMVRFLASSQRAVVRQQRLRRLLLLLLRMAACALLAVIFARPFVRDEGESIFTGTQPEAVAILVDTSYSMGYGNRLALARRRAAEVLDGLQTGDQVALLTFAAQAAVVRELGPDLSVLPGMLETRIDATFDGTNYLEALRAADDQLNGADFDRRTLYLISDFQQSGWNPRSAGWKLSPGIQLRMIDVRDEQDDNVAVTGVEIPAALSGDDRNRDVAVRIRNYGQTPFQDDLTLQVNGSATATRRVDIPPRTGHVEIFRQSFEADMNTGVVTFGEDGLPVDNRFYFTVNAPSPVRVLCVEERIRPDRPSDAAYYLSEALSLRQDPPVTVEVRSASALSAVDPAGYDVVVSANLSALPRSAKNRLTGYVRSGGSLIIGLNPAVSSDIFNSSFGELLPGRIESVSFPDTPRDRYRLLTDVNYQHPVFQPFSGPRHGDFGTVRFYGTARLEPDSSASVPGRFDDGGAALAEKPLGNGRTLLFLSTFDLSWNDFAIREVFVPFLYECIDYLASRGSMYERAARAYHLTGEAVRLPVQARQVMLPSGEQVPVEASRTGTKLFTRTRRPGLYRVQTEGSPQTFAVNLDTRESDFAGLDPEAFASAVVNPVTKSPESRETESLAMHARDAEVERRQRLWWFLGFTLIALVLGETFLANRTHR, encoded by the coding sequence ATGGACCTGGCCTTCCTGAACGTCACGTTTCTCTTCGGCGCCCTGGGCGCGGCGATCCCGCTGATCCTGCACCTGGTCAGAAGACAGCGGGCCGGGATCCACGTTTTCAGCATGGTCCGGTTTCTCGCCTCCTCCCAGCGGGCCGTCGTCCGTCAGCAGAGACTCCGGCGCCTCCTGCTCCTGCTGCTGCGCATGGCGGCCTGCGCGCTTCTGGCCGTGATTTTCGCACGGCCCTTCGTCCGCGACGAAGGAGAAAGTATCTTCACGGGCACGCAGCCGGAAGCCGTGGCGATATTGGTCGACACCTCCTACAGCATGGGGTATGGGAACCGCCTCGCCCTGGCCAGGCGCCGGGCCGCCGAAGTCCTGGACGGGCTTCAGACTGGCGACCAGGTCGCCCTGCTGACCTTCGCCGCCCAGGCCGCGGTGGTGCGGGAACTCGGCCCCGACCTCTCCGTTCTGCCCGGTATGCTCGAGACCCGGATCGACGCGACCTTCGACGGAACGAATTACCTGGAAGCGCTCCGCGCGGCCGACGATCAGCTGAACGGGGCCGACTTCGACCGGCGCACCCTCTACCTCATTTCCGATTTTCAGCAGTCCGGCTGGAATCCCCGGTCGGCCGGCTGGAAACTCAGTCCGGGCATCCAGCTCAGGATGATCGATGTCCGGGACGAACAGGATGACAACGTCGCCGTTACCGGCGTGGAAATACCCGCCGCGCTTTCCGGGGACGATCGGAACCGCGACGTGGCCGTACGGATTCGCAACTATGGCCAGACACCCTTTCAGGACGATCTCACGCTCCAGGTCAACGGCAGCGCGACCGCGACGCGTCGCGTCGATATTCCCCCGCGGACCGGTCACGTGGAGATCTTCAGGCAATCCTTTGAAGCAGACATGAACACGGGTGTCGTGACTTTCGGGGAAGACGGGCTTCCGGTGGACAATCGATTCTACTTCACCGTGAACGCGCCTTCTCCCGTGCGCGTGCTGTGCGTGGAGGAACGCATCCGGCCGGACCGCCCATCCGATGCCGCCTACTACCTGTCCGAGGCGCTGTCGCTGCGCCAGGACCCGCCCGTCACCGTGGAAGTGCGATCGGCAAGCGCGTTGTCCGCGGTCGATCCCGCGGGGTACGATGTGGTCGTTTCAGCCAATCTGTCCGCCTTGCCGCGGTCCGCGAAGAACAGGCTGACCGGCTACGTGCGATCGGGCGGCAGCCTCATTATCGGCTTGAATCCAGCCGTTTCTTCCGATATATTTAATTCGTCCTTCGGCGAACTGCTGCCCGGACGCATCGAGTCGGTTTCATTCCCGGACACACCGAGGGACCGGTACCGGCTGCTGACCGACGTGAACTACCAGCACCCGGTTTTTCAACCCTTTTCCGGTCCCCGCCACGGGGATTTCGGCACGGTGCGGTTCTACGGGACGGCCCGACTCGAGCCCGATTCGTCGGCCTCGGTCCCGGGCCGGTTCGATGACGGCGGCGCGGCTTTGGCGGAAAAGCCCCTGGGAAACGGTCGGACGCTCCTGTTTCTGTCCACCTTCGATCTTTCGTGGAACGATTTCGCCATTCGAGAGGTATTCGTTCCGTTTCTTTACGAGTGTATCGACTACCTGGCTTCCCGCGGTTCGATGTACGAGCGGGCGGCGCGCGCATACCACTTGACCGGGGAGGCGGTCCGGCTACCTGTCCAGGCCCGCCAGGTAATGCTCCCCTCCGGTGAGCAAGTCCCGGTAGAAGCGTCCCGGACGGGAACGAAGCTGTTCACGCGAACGCGGCGGCCCGGGTTGTACCGGGTTCAGACGGAAGGAAGCCCGCAGACCTTCGCGGTCAACCTCGATACCAGGGAGTCCGACTTCGCCGGGCTGGATCCGGAGGCCTTCGCGTCGGCCGTGGTCAATCCCGTGACGAAGAGCCCCGAATCACGGGAAACGGAATCGCTGGCCATGCATGCCCGTGACGCCGAAGTGGAACGCCGCCAACGGCTCTGGTGGTTTCTGGGATTCACGCTCATCGCCCTGGTTCTCGGGGAAACCTTCCTGGCGAACCGGACGCACAGGTGA
- a CDS encoding DUF58 domain-containing protein: MAEIPRFLDPKTLSSLSSMEMRARIVVEGFVSGLHKSPYRGFGVEFVEYRQYTPGDDIRHVDWKAVGRSDRYYVKEYEDETNLQCVLLLDRSASMGYGARPTGRSRRSGRGRRSGRDRPSTPAGPTRPTSGLDKLEYGSYLAASLAYLIMRQGDGVGLVTFDRVVHDYLPPSSKNTHLHAIHSMLEDLSAAEGTDIGKPLHDLAESAPRRGLVILISDLIDDVEQIMNALMHFRFKGHEVLVFHIVDREELTFPFTETARFDDPETGERITVTPSAIRDEYLEAVGDFMESIRTGCAKIQVDYERMETERPLDFALFSYLSRRMVKR; the protein is encoded by the coding sequence ATGGCAGAAATCCCGCGGTTCCTGGATCCGAAGACCCTTTCCAGTCTCTCCTCCATGGAAATGCGCGCGCGCATCGTGGTCGAGGGATTCGTTTCCGGTCTCCACAAGAGTCCGTACAGAGGCTTCGGCGTGGAATTCGTGGAGTACCGGCAGTATACGCCGGGCGACGACATCCGGCACGTGGACTGGAAGGCCGTGGGCCGCTCGGACCGGTACTACGTCAAGGAATACGAGGACGAAACCAACCTGCAATGCGTGTTGCTGCTCGACCGCAGCGCGTCCATGGGATACGGCGCCCGGCCTACTGGGCGGTCCAGGCGTTCCGGGCGCGGCAGGCGTTCCGGGCGCGACAGGCCGTCCACGCCGGCCGGTCCGACCAGGCCGACCAGCGGATTGGACAAGCTCGAATACGGCTCGTATCTGGCGGCTTCCCTGGCATACCTGATCATGCGTCAGGGAGACGGGGTGGGACTCGTCACCTTCGACCGGGTCGTCCACGACTATCTCCCGCCCAGTTCGAAGAATACCCATCTGCACGCCATACACTCCATGCTTGAAGATCTGAGCGCCGCCGAAGGAACCGATATCGGCAAACCGCTGCATGATCTCGCCGAATCGGCCCCCAGGCGGGGGCTGGTCATCCTGATCTCCGACCTGATCGACGACGTCGAACAGATAATGAACGCCCTGATGCACTTCCGCTTCAAGGGGCACGAAGTGCTGGTGTTTCACATTGTCGACCGGGAGGAACTCACCTTTCCCTTTACCGAGACGGCCAGGTTCGACGATCCCGAGACCGGTGAGCGGATCACGGTTACGCCTTCGGCTATTCGCGACGAATACCTGGAAGCCGTCGGGGACTTCATGGAATCGATCAGGACGGGATGCGCGAAGATCCAGGTCGACTATGAGCGCATGGAAACCGAAAGGCCGCTGGATTTCGCGCTGTTCTCCTATCTGAGCAGGCGCATGGTGAAACGATAA
- a CDS encoding MoxR family ATPase: MTTTDAAQRGTEDGPQQVRIEAFQEGREKILAEVRKVITGQEEVLEQVLIALFAGGHCLVTGVPGLAKTLLIKTFAQVLDLEFRRIQFTPDLMPADITGTEILEEDKATGQRSLTFIKGPIFGNIVLADEINRTPPKTQAALLEAMQEHRVTAGRTTFQLDEPFFVLATQNPIELEGTYPLPEAQLDRFMFNIHIDYLEEDDEVAVARTTTSAETVSVDTVLSGEVVREYQRLVREVLVSEQVARYAVRLASMSRPSSAEAPEFVKNWVSWGAGLRASQYLILGAKARALLNGRGHVSCDDIRVLAHPVLRHRILTNFYAEAEKVTSEDIVDRLLEAVPAPQSGM; the protein is encoded by the coding sequence ATGACGACGACCGACGCCGCGCAGCGCGGTACGGAAGACGGACCCCAGCAGGTTCGCATCGAAGCATTCCAGGAGGGGCGAGAGAAGATCCTGGCGGAGGTTCGCAAGGTAATCACCGGCCAGGAAGAGGTCCTCGAACAGGTGCTGATCGCCCTGTTCGCGGGAGGCCACTGTCTCGTCACGGGGGTGCCCGGACTCGCCAAGACCCTGCTCATCAAGACCTTCGCCCAGGTGCTGGACCTGGAATTCCGTCGCATCCAGTTCACGCCGGACCTCATGCCGGCCGACATCACCGGAACGGAAATCCTGGAAGAGGACAAGGCCACGGGGCAACGCTCGCTGACCTTCATCAAGGGCCCGATCTTCGGCAACATCGTGCTTGCCGACGAAATCAACCGGACGCCGCCCAAGACACAGGCCGCCCTGCTCGAGGCCATGCAGGAACACCGGGTGACCGCCGGGCGCACGACCTTTCAGCTGGATGAACCCTTCTTCGTCCTCGCGACCCAGAATCCCATTGAACTGGAGGGGACCTACCCCCTGCCCGAAGCCCAGCTCGACCGGTTCATGTTCAACATCCACATTGATTATCTCGAGGAAGACGACGAAGTGGCGGTGGCCCGGACGACCACCTCCGCGGAAACGGTCTCGGTCGATACGGTCCTGTCGGGCGAAGTCGTCCGGGAATACCAGCGGCTTGTCCGGGAAGTCCTCGTCTCCGAACAGGTTGCCCGCTACGCCGTGCGCCTGGCATCCATGAGCAGGCCCTCCAGCGCGGAAGCGCCGGAGTTCGTCAAGAACTGGGTTTCCTGGGGGGCGGGACTGCGCGCCTCCCAGTACCTTATCCTGGGCGCCAAGGCCAGGGCGCTGCTCAACGGCCGCGGACACGTTTCCTGCGACGACATTCGCGTCCTCGCCCATCCGGTCCTGCGCCACCGCATCCTGACCAATTTCTACGCCGAGGCGGAGAAGGTCACGTCCGAAGACATCGTCGACCGGCTGCTCGAGGCCGTTCCGGCGCCGCAGTCGGGCATGTAA
- a CDS encoding SDR family oxidoreductase translates to MRVVVTGGAGFLGSHLCDRLLADGHQVVAVDNLITGRTVNIAHNLDREGFTYLQQDVSEYLDIDGDVDFIMHFASPASPVDFERVPIQILKVGALGTHNALGLAKAKGAGFFLASTSEVYGDPAVNPQPESYWGNVNPIGVRGVYDEAKRFAEALTMAYHRKHGIDTRIVRIFNTYGPRMRPADGRVAPSFITKALRGEPLTIFGEGIQTRSFCYCEDLIEGIVRLMHSGEHEPVNIGNENEITVLELARTIIRLCGSDSEVVFRPLPQDDPQLRRPDTTRAREILDWEARVSLEEGMRKTIAYFKSHGEES, encoded by the coding sequence GTGCGCGTTGTCGTAACCGGCGGTGCGGGTTTCCTGGGATCCCATCTTTGCGACCGGCTGCTGGCCGATGGACACCAGGTCGTCGCCGTCGACAACCTGATCACCGGCCGGACTGTAAACATCGCCCACAACCTGGACCGGGAAGGATTCACCTACCTCCAGCAGGACGTGTCGGAATACCTGGATATCGATGGCGACGTGGACTTCATCATGCACTTCGCCAGTCCAGCGAGTCCCGTCGACTTCGAGCGCGTGCCGATCCAGATCCTGAAAGTGGGCGCCCTGGGCACCCACAACGCGCTCGGCCTGGCCAAAGCCAAGGGGGCCGGGTTCTTCCTCGCGTCCACGTCGGAGGTCTATGGCGACCCGGCGGTCAACCCGCAGCCGGAGAGCTACTGGGGAAACGTCAATCCCATCGGCGTCAGGGGCGTCTACGACGAGGCGAAGCGCTTCGCGGAAGCCCTGACCATGGCCTACCACCGAAAACACGGGATCGACACGCGTATCGTACGGATTTTCAACACCTACGGACCCCGGATGAGACCCGCGGACGGCCGCGTCGCGCCTTCCTTCATCACCAAGGCGCTCAGAGGCGAACCGCTGACGATCTTCGGCGAGGGAATACAGACCCGCAGTTTCTGCTACTGCGAAGACCTCATCGAAGGCATCGTGCGGCTCATGCATTCCGGCGAGCACGAACCGGTGAACATCGGCAACGAAAACGAGATCACCGTCCTCGAGCTCGCCCGCACCATCATCCGGTTGTGCGGCTCCGATAGCGAGGTCGTCTTCAGGCCACTTCCCCAGGACGATCCCCAGCTTCGGCGCCCTGACACCACGAGAGCGCGCGAAATACTGGACTGGGAAGCCAGGGTCTCCCTCGAAGAGGGCATGAGGAAGACCATCGCGTACTTCAAATCTCACGGCGAGGAAAGTTGA
- a CDS encoding TIM barrel protein has translation MFADLRDQATVRSGDDLVRHLRNFPLELKISAGVWFFSPSQIRFHEAYMEPYSIEERLAIAGELAEYGLCGIEAHYPNEINEDNAHLYQQLERDTGVRLITVIPNLFWDAQFEFGSLSSPVPEARRAAIDRVIETLRMNRELDTDFMVVWPGGDGYELNFGTDFYAMWDLFESGLAEALDAVPGIRTAIEPKPYEPRGNNIYRNTTDGILMAQNVDERLQAPENRALIEAGHAIVGLNPELGHVLMGFEDFPYALSRILRQGRLAHTHWNSQPLGNYDQDLQVGIVSPEQIFAGMYALKMYGYQGYMGIDIFPERIPIRQALINSIDRMKAIAEMTERVDHELVVACMERPDLNRGVIEAHLTRLFHPSSTGLSAMPAYRKG, from the coding sequence ATGTTCGCAGACCTGCGGGATCAGGCAACGGTGCGCAGTGGCGATGACCTCGTGCGTCATCTCAGGAACTTTCCTCTCGAACTGAAGATCTCCGCCGGCGTCTGGTTCTTCTCGCCGTCCCAGATCCGGTTTCACGAAGCCTACATGGAGCCCTATTCCATCGAGGAGCGTCTGGCCATCGCCGGCGAACTGGCGGAATACGGCCTGTGCGGCATCGAGGCCCACTATCCGAACGAGATCAACGAGGACAACGCCCATCTCTACCAGCAACTGGAGCGGGACACGGGCGTGCGGCTGATCACGGTGATCCCCAACCTCTTCTGGGATGCCCAGTTCGAATTCGGGTCCCTGTCGTCCCCCGTGCCCGAAGCGCGCCGCGCCGCCATCGACCGGGTGATCGAGACGCTGCGGATGAACCGGGAACTGGACACGGACTTCATGGTCGTTTGGCCCGGCGGCGATGGCTATGAACTGAACTTCGGAACCGATTTCTACGCCATGTGGGACCTCTTCGAGTCGGGCCTGGCCGAAGCGCTGGACGCCGTTCCGGGGATTCGCACGGCCATCGAACCCAAACCCTACGAGCCCCGGGGCAACAACATCTACCGGAACACCACCGACGGCATCCTGATGGCCCAGAACGTGGATGAACGGCTCCAGGCCCCCGAAAACCGGGCGCTGATTGAAGCGGGCCACGCCATCGTCGGCCTGAATCCGGAACTCGGCCACGTCCTCATGGGCTTCGAGGATTTCCCCTATGCCCTGAGCCGTATACTCCGGCAGGGCAGACTGGCCCATACGCACTGGAACAGCCAGCCCCTGGGCAACTACGACCAGGACCTGCAGGTCGGCATCGTTTCGCCGGAGCAGATCTTCGCCGGCATGTACGCGCTGAAGATGTACGGCTACCAGGGTTACATGGGCATCGATATCTTCCCGGAGCGCATCCCCATCCGACAGGCCCTGATCAATTCCATCGACCGCATGAAGGCAATCGCCGAAATGACGGAACGGGTGGACCACGAACTGGTCGTGGCCTGCATGGAGCGGCCCGATCTCAACCGGGGCGTCATCGAAGCCCACCTGACCCGGCTTTTCCATCCTTCCTCGACTGGACTAAGCGCCATGCCGGCGTATCGAAAAGGTTAG
- a CDS encoding carbon-nitrogen hydrolase family protein, with protein MRDTIRIAGAQMDLKLAEAEQNLTKVFDAMQTASREGADLVVFPECALTGYCFYDLDEARACAQPVPGPFTERLERQCRELDIHVIIGLLEADGSSIYNSAAFIAPNGLIGHYRKIHLPYLGIDRFLSPGDRPFRVYDSEVGQIGLNICYDAAFPESSRVMMLHDAELIALPTNWPVGADCNTEFVINTRAFENRVNYIAVNRVGRERGTNFIGQSKIVDFTGRTLAEGDRSREEIIYADVDLAGAREKHIVNVPRAYELDRLEDRRVEFYGPIVEGESP; from the coding sequence ATGCGAGACACCATACGGATCGCCGGCGCGCAGATGGACTTGAAACTCGCCGAGGCCGAGCAGAACCTGACCAAGGTATTCGACGCCATGCAGACCGCCTCCCGGGAAGGCGCGGACCTGGTCGTGTTTCCGGAGTGCGCGTTGACCGGCTACTGTTTTTACGACCTGGACGAAGCCCGGGCGTGCGCACAACCCGTTCCCGGCCCTTTCACGGAACGCCTCGAACGCCAGTGCCGGGAACTCGACATCCATGTCATCATCGGCCTGCTGGAGGCCGATGGGTCAAGTATATATAATTCGGCGGCCTTCATCGCCCCCAACGGACTGATCGGGCACTACCGCAAGATCCACCTCCCCTATCTCGGCATCGACCGTTTCCTGTCCCCCGGCGACCGCCCCTTTCGCGTGTACGACTCCGAGGTCGGCCAGATCGGGTTGAACATCTGTTACGACGCGGCGTTTCCCGAGAGCTCCCGGGTGATGATGCTCCATGACGCGGAGCTGATCGCCCTGCCCACCAACTGGCCGGTCGGCGCCGACTGCAACACGGAATTCGTCATAAACACCCGCGCCTTCGAGAACCGCGTCAACTATATCGCCGTGAACCGCGTCGGCCGGGAAAGGGGAACCAATTTCATCGGCCAGAGCAAAATCGTCGATTTCACCGGACGAACCCTGGCGGAAGGCGACCGGTCCCGGGAGGAAATCATCTATGCCGACGTGGACCTCGCGGGCGCCCGGGAGAAGCACATCGTAAACGTGCCCAGGGCCTATGAACTCGACCGCCTGGAAGACCGCCGTGTGGAGTTCTATGGTCCCATTGTCGAGGGAGAAAGTCCTTGA
- the lipB gene encoding lipoyl(octanoyl) transferase LipB, giving the protein MLPCWVVRAGTMEYGVALSLQRSLLAARRSGLIDNVLLILEHPPTYTIGRRLRASDHLLYGQETLEARGIRVYETDRGGDITCHGPGQLVGYTIFDIAAWYQDVYRYLRDLEAVMIGLLGDFGIAADRLEGITGVWVEDRKVAALGIRVSRWIAMHGFSLNVHPDLTLYEGIVPCGIADREVTSIERILGRPVAMEEVETGLLHHLGEVFEMSFEEMTLAELQQRI; this is encoded by the coding sequence GTGCTGCCTTGCTGGGTTGTCCGGGCCGGCACGATGGAATACGGCGTGGCGCTGTCTCTTCAGCGGAGTCTGCTTGCGGCGCGTCGTTCCGGCCTGATCGACAATGTGCTCCTGATTCTCGAACACCCCCCCACGTACACGATCGGTCGTAGACTGAGGGCAAGTGATCACCTGCTCTACGGGCAGGAAACGCTTGAAGCCCGCGGCATCCGGGTCTACGAAACGGATCGCGGAGGAGACATCACCTGCCACGGTCCCGGCCAGTTGGTGGGCTATACCATCTTTGATATCGCGGCGTGGTACCAGGATGTTTACCGGTACCTCCGCGATCTTGAAGCCGTGATGATCGGGCTCCTGGGCGATTTCGGTATCGCCGCCGACCGCCTGGAGGGGATAACCGGCGTCTGGGTGGAAGACAGGAAGGTCGCCGCGCTGGGCATACGGGTCAGCCGGTGGATCGCCATGCACGGGTTTTCCCTGAACGTGCATCCCGACCTCACCCTGTACGAGGGAATCGTCCCCTGCGGCATCGCCGACCGAGAGGTCACTTCGATCGAGCGGATTCTCGGCCGGCCGGTTGCTATGGAAGAAGTGGAGACGGGCCTTCTCCATCACCTGGGCGAAGTGTTTGAAATGTCCTTCGAGGAGATGACCCTGGCCGAGTTGCAACAGCGCATATGA
- a CDS encoding thiamine pyrophosphate-dependent dehydrogenase E1 component subunit alpha: protein MNVETAPALSDPDLNESDLDDLGLGRDDYRILYHTMRLQREFEERVYRLFRQGRLVGAAYAGAGHEAIAAGSAYALGDADILVPMHRVIGAHFLRGHTARDMMCQYLGRANGPTAGKDGNMHCGNWDHHIVGMISHLGANIPVAAGVALAGKIRGNGAVSLTYIGEGGSSIGDFHEGLNFAAVHKLPMVLIVENNKFAYSTPTRFEYACENIVDRAQGYGIAGALIDGTDVRAVYKATRDAVDLAREGGGPTLIEARCTRLLGHAQHDDAFYVPKEIMEDGWNNDPVVKSESLLQERKYFTRDELDEIKEEVKGIVDDAVDYAEQSPLPEPEEALEGVYAD from the coding sequence ATGAACGTTGAGACCGCCCCCGCCCTGTCAGACCCCGACCTTAACGAGTCCGACCTCGACGATCTCGGCCTCGGCCGGGACGACTACCGGATCCTGTATCATACCATGCGTCTTCAGCGAGAGTTCGAAGAGCGCGTGTACCGCCTATTTCGCCAGGGCAGACTCGTCGGCGCGGCCTACGCGGGCGCGGGCCACGAGGCCATCGCCGCGGGAAGCGCTTACGCGCTGGGGGACGCGGACATCCTCGTCCCCATGCACCGGGTGATCGGCGCCCATTTCCTCCGGGGCCATACCGCGCGCGACATGATGTGCCAGTACCTCGGCCGGGCCAACGGACCGACGGCCGGCAAAGACGGCAACATGCACTGCGGCAACTGGGACCACCATATCGTCGGGATGATCAGCCACCTCGGCGCGAACATTCCGGTGGCGGCGGGCGTAGCCCTGGCCGGCAAGATCCGCGGCAACGGAGCGGTCTCCCTGACCTACATCGGAGAGGGCGGCTCAAGCATCGGCGATTTTCACGAAGGACTCAACTTCGCGGCCGTGCACAAGCTGCCCATGGTGCTGATCGTGGAGAACAACAAGTTCGCCTACTCCACGCCGACCCGGTTCGAGTACGCCTGCGAAAACATCGTGGACCGGGCGCAGGGTTACGGCATAGCGGGGGCTTTGATCGACGGCACGGACGTGCGCGCCGTTTACAAGGCGACGCGGGACGCCGTGGATCTGGCCCGGGAAGGCGGCGGTCCGACGCTGATCGAAGCGCGCTGTACCCGGCTGCTGGGACACGCCCAGCACGACGATGCCTTCTACGTCCCGAAGGAGATCATGGAGGACGGGTGGAACAACGATCCGGTCGTGAAGAGTGAAAGCCTGCTGCAGGAGCGGAAGTACTTCACCCGCGACGAGCTCGACGAGATCAAGGAAGAGGTCAAGGGCATTGTGGACGACGCGGTGGATTACGCGGAACAGAGCCCCCTGCCCGAACCCGAAGAAGCGCTTGAAGGCGTCTACGCGGACTGA
- a CDS encoding alpha-ketoacid dehydrogenase subunit beta translates to MPPVTYLEAISAGLREEMERDESVFCLGEDIGVYGGAFKITKGFLDDFGEDRVIDAPVAESVIIGAAMGAALMGMRPVAEMQFADFITCGFNQLVNNVAKTHYRWGAAVPLVVRCPSGAIGNAGPFHSQNPEAWFCKVPGLKVVTPATTYDAKGLLKSSIRDNNPVLFFEHKGLYRFPRIREEIPEEDYTVPIGEAAIRREGSDATIVTYGKMVFHSLDAAETLAGEGIETEVLDLRSLLPYDKQAVLESVRKTNRLLVVHEDTLTGGFGGEIAAVVADEAFEHLDAPVRRLAAIDTPVPFSPPLESYFLPNTEKVTGALRELVAY, encoded by the coding sequence ATGCCACCCGTAACCTATCTGGAAGCCATATCGGCGGGACTCCGAGAAGAAATGGAACGGGATGAGAGCGTCTTCTGTCTCGGCGAGGACATCGGGGTCTACGGCGGAGCGTTCAAAATCACGAAGGGATTCCTGGACGACTTCGGAGAAGATCGGGTGATCGACGCGCCCGTGGCGGAATCCGTGATCATCGGCGCGGCGATGGGCGCGGCGCTGATGGGCATGCGGCCGGTGGCCGAAATGCAGTTCGCCGATTTCATCACCTGCGGGTTCAATCAACTGGTGAACAACGTGGCCAAGACCCACTACCGCTGGGGCGCCGCCGTGCCGCTGGTGGTGAGATGTCCCTCCGGGGCCATCGGCAACGCAGGCCCGTTCCACTCGCAGAATCCGGAGGCCTGGTTCTGCAAGGTGCCGGGTCTCAAGGTCGTGACGCCGGCCACGACCTACGACGCGAAAGGCTTGCTCAAGTCGTCCATCCGGGACAACAACCCGGTGCTGTTCTTCGAACACAAGGGCCTGTACCGGTTTCCCCGGATCCGGGAAGAGATCCCCGAAGAAGATTACACCGTGCCCATCGGCGAGGCGGCAATCCGGCGGGAGGGCAGTGACGCGACGATTGTCACTTACGGCAAGATGGTCTTTCACAGCCTGGACGCCGCGGAAACCCTGGCCGGAGAAGGGATCGAGACGGAGGTACTCGACCTGAGGTCGCTGCTGCCTTATGACAAGCAGGCCGTTCTCGAATCCGTCCGGAAGACGAACCGGCTCCTGGTCGTGCACGAAGATACGCTGACCGGCGGATTCGGTGGCGAAATAGCCGCGGTGGTGGCCGACGAAGCCTTCGAGCATCTCGACGCGCCCGTGCGCAGGCTGGCGGCCATCGACACGCCCGTGCCCTTCAGTCCGCCGCTGGAGAGCTACTTCCTGCCGAACACGGAAAAGGTCACCGGCGCCCTCCGGGAGCTCGTGGCCTACTGA